Proteins from one Pithys albifrons albifrons isolate INPA30051 chromosome 2, PitAlb_v1, whole genome shotgun sequence genomic window:
- the CD24 gene encoding signal transducer CD24: protein MSMGTALAARLGLGLLLLALLLPTQIYCDPTGTSPTPSNYSSASSTSLSAVTNSVNNTTTHGHGNSLHSTTSLFFILSVSLLYFCC from the exons ATGAGCATGGGGACGGCGCTGGCGGCGCGGCTCGGCCTGGggctcctgctcctggccctCCTCCTTCCCACGCAG ATCTACTGTGATCCCACTGGAACAAGTCCAACACCTTCAAACTATTCTTCAGCAAGCTCAACTTCTCTGTCAGCTGTGACAAATTCAGTGAACAATACCACCACTCACGGACATGGAAATTCTCTTCACTCAACCACAagtctttttttcattctctcagTTTCTCTCCTGTATTTTTGCTGTTAA
- the MTRES1 gene encoding mitochondrial transcription rescue factor 1, with the protein MTGFRLPITTFRKLNVWFGLWEKFPSNKLYPTWRRSVFCSCQASTVNYRRCFSFSPIKLSALRLSPEYISVLSLRNKSNKSSRRSKQTIQEEEEEEDEDESDLEDEFEDDPNIVKDYKDLEKVVQSLRYDVVMKAGLDMARNKVEDAFYNNELRLNGEKLWKKSRTVKVGDTLDLIVGEDKETGTAVVMRVVFKKLSDKTESEKYKVILRRWKNLKVPKQDVLK; encoded by the exons ATGACTGGCTTCAGACTCCCCATCACTACTTTTAGAAAACTAAATGTCTGGTTCGGACTTTGGGAGAAGTTTCCCTCAAATAAACTGTATCCCACTTGGAGAAGAAGCGTTTTCTGTAGCTGCCAAGCAAGCACAGTAAACTACAGAAGATGTTTCAGTTTTTCCCCAATCAAACTCAGTGCACTAAGACTTTCTCCAGAGTATATCTCAGTACTTTCTCTGCGGAACAAAAGTAACAAAAGCTCCAGAAGGAGCAAACAAACCATacaagaggaagaggaagaagaggatgaAGATGAAAGTGATTTGGAAGATGAATTTGAAGATGACCCAAACATCGTAAAAGATTACAAGGATCTTGAAAAAGTAGTACAGTCTCTTCGATATGATGTGGTCATGAAAGCTGGTCTAGACATGGCAAGAAA taaagTAGAAGATGCATTCTACAATAATGAACTCAGGCTGAATGGAGAAAAACTGTGGAAGAAAAGTAGAACT GTGAAAGTTGGTGACACACTGGATCTCATAGTAGGTGAAGATAAAGAAACAGGAACTGCTGTAGTTATGCGTGTAGTCTTCAAAAAATTATCTGACAAaactgaaagtgaaaaatacaaaGTAATTTTGAGGCGTTGGAAAAACTTAAAAGTGCCCAAACAGGATGTGCTTAAGTAA